In the Silene latifolia isolate original U9 population chromosome 1, ASM4854445v1, whole genome shotgun sequence genome, AGTCCGCGTATGTCTAAATTGGAATTGGTTGTAATTGAAATTGGAAGCTGCTTATgtcaattgaaattgaaattacaAAGAAGCAAAGATGAAGAAGAATGGATGGCAAATTTGTAGGTCCCAGTAGCAGCAATGGCGCCATAATGCCCCCCATTCTCATTAATCTTGTGCTTTGAATCAATCCACAAGCGTACTTAGTCCACTGATTATAAGAGTATGTATAAGATGAACTTGAGCAAATTAAATAGAGTTCCCACGGCTTGAAAATAACATGCATGTATGAATTCTAGTAGGTCAGCTATGTATGCCTTAACAAACACGACGCGGTAATAAACTAATAATCAGTAGGGCAAGGATCCTTTAATGGTACAATACTTGCAAAGTATGGGGAAGCTGATGTGAGTGAGATTCTTATTAGGGTCGGCTAGCCCCCTATGTATTGGAATGGGCTCAACTGACTTGGCCATAAGTCCACCATCATCCTCCCCTGGCCCGCGCATTTGGCATTGACATGTTTGCATACACACCTACGACGTAGGTACACTTGATCATGTCCATGTACGGGTACCCACCCTTCACCAATGTCAACACGCTGCACTTATCCATTTACTCTTGAGAtattaattgaattgaatgaatctTCATAAGGAATTTCCATACATATGCTATACTAGCTACATATGACATTCAACACCATCACAAGCGTATCATCTATCAACCCTTATGTAAAGCTTTTTTCCGTCTACCCTGTCTATAATTTTCGGTAAGTCAGGTTTAAAACATAGCCGATTTTGGCCCTTgctgaacaaaaaaaaaaaaaaaccatgggCAACAAAACTGACTTCACAACTAAAAACTCAAAAGGTTTGCACAAAGCTGTACTCATTGAAAAGCTGCAACTTTGAGCATTACAAGCAGCACATGTATCTACACAAACCTCCCTAAGACATACTCCGTAATTCCATACATATTTACAAGAGCTCAGCCGGTGGAGAATCAGTTGAACACATCGAAAGTTAGACACTTGGAACAAAACAAACCTTTTTTATGATTCTCACCAAGAATTCTGTCATGCATCCTTTCCTTCTTCCTGAGGGTTTGAACTTGAAGGTTGCTCCATAGAACTACATGGACAAGAAAACTGAGAAATGCAAGAAATGGATGGAACATGCTGATCATAgtactagtagtagtagtagtagtaaataCGGAGTAGTTAACTCACTCAAAAGACACAGATGACTGCTGATTTGTGGGGGCATTGTTGAAGAGTTGGATTGAAATCAAACCCTCGTTTGTGTTAGCTGGTGCAGGAGACTCGTCTATTTCTTTTCTTACTTTACTTCCAGAGAATGCACCTGAAAAAGGACTACCCCCAAATTCAGATTTTCAACTGAGGTTGCTCAAGGACAAAATGCTAGAGTATCACTTTCATTTCACCCAAAATAACAAACCCAAAGGGGATCAAGGAGGACTACATTTGCTTTGATTATAGAGAGGGTATTTAGGATACTTTTCCTTGTATTCTTCCAAAATGACTAAGTTTGGAGCGATTAATTACATTAATCCTCTTTAGGACGGACGGAGGGAAAAATTCTTTAACATAGTTCACAAGCTAAATGTATAACGATACAGGACTCTGGAGACTGGTACAAGCAGTCATACGGCCCGTACTAAAGGCAAGATTTTAGGGATGAGGAAGAATATACAAAGAAGATCAAAGCTAAAGGGGGAGTTTGTGAGTTACAAAGATGCACCTATGCCATTTTGTTAGTGAAAAATAAGTCATAGGGTAAACATACATGGAAAGAAAATATTTTTTGTTCACATAAGGAACAAGGGTTTAATCTTTCCTTCTCCAGGCAAGTAGTGAGCACGCTAAAGAAGTCCCTAGAATTGTATCTGTAGAAAGACGTCATTCTTATTTGTTTTGAATCTCGCTCAAAGGGGTAACCTAAACCTATAAACTAAAATGAATGTCAAATCCATAAAGATCATTCAAATAATGGTCCAAACACCAAATCTCTGATTTCCTTTTCTAGTAATTCTTTGGCACAGGTAGTTTATACTATATACTTCTCATTTTATACTTGAGTCGGGAGAAAAGGGGAGGGGAGGAAGGAAGGAAATAAGGAAGGGAGGAGAGGGGCAATGAAGCAAGGGTGTCTCCATCCATATCATTTATTAGATGCATTTTaattttggcttttgtagataATTGGATCCATCCATTCGCCACCCCTCCATTTTCCTCCATCCCAATTTAACACCAAAACGCGGGAAAATGCATCCTTCCCTCTCTTTCTCCTTCTGTCCATATTCAGCATAAATACATCTCAGCAAGCTTTCTACAAGTGAAAAAGAAATATGCCGACAGTGCCAACATACCTTGAAAAATTATGATAATGAAAAAGAGAAGAGTTATGATCAAAGCAGTTATGCTACTGGTATAATTAGGCCGCTTAGTCTGCTTCATCTTTCTCAATGCTTTCATGCGTTCAATCCTTGCCCGTTTCCTTGCAGCAATCTCAGAGAGCTCTTTCACCAACTTGAGATCAGAAGCATTCAACAACGGGCCTTTAGGAGGTCGTGGTGGCTTGGAGGGTTTCTTCATCTTCTGCTTTTTACGTGGCTCACCAGGATTCCTCTTCTCAAGGACAGCCACTAGATCTTCGGTTTCTTCACATCCTGAACATTTGTCGACCACTAATTCTATTTGTCTACACCCAGCATTGCTCTTATTTAATAAATCATCGCTTGAGTCCGTATCACTTTCACTGCTCATTGCTCCATTACAACATGTAGCTCTACTTACTAGTGTCTTCCTCCCTATTCTACAGCTAGGAACAGTATCTCCAGATTCTCCACTTCCCTCATCTTCTGAGGTGATAGTACCGCCACCACATTCAAGATCAACCAAGAACTCTCTCGCCCCAGAAGCCATAAGGCGATATATAAACTTGTCTTCTACAACTTGTATCTTCAAAGTAATAACTTAATAAAGGGAAAAAATCCAGTAAACTACTCAAAACTTATCCGAGTTCACGACAAAATTACCCAAATTAGCCTACAAATTATCACCCTATCTCCCTCTAGCTAGTGTACTCAACTGTTTCGCTTGCAAAATTGCCCAATTTAAATTGCACTATTACTTCGTAATTGTTTTGGCAACAGCTGATATAATTCCCAAATAAAATCGGAAGCAACCTCAAAGTTTAGCTCGTAAATAGGGAAAATCCCTGCCCTTCCTGTCACCCACCAATCTGCACCACAATCCATACCATTATCAAACCCAAAAGACTTAAAACTTTCAACAATCAAGCAAAATAGGGGGGCGGGGGTTATTATTGAGGGGACAAATAAACAGAAAAAGATAATACCCCTCCGTCCAAATCATTTGTTTAGCATCGATTAAATACTCAATAcgaataaaaaggtaaacaattgattggGACGAAGGCAGTAAATACGAGTCGAAACTTGCCTATATGAGAGTAACAGAATGTAACATCAACCAATAATGTACATAATATACCTAAATTCATAGCTACAATAGACATAATTTCATATAACAAAAAGACACCATCATATACCATATAAACAAAAGGGAGATGAAAATGTACAAAATTAGAATAAGAAGTATGATAAATGGAAGAGAAAATCCAAGAAACCTGGTACAAATCAGGGAGGCAAATCCTAGATCACAAGCAAAAGAGGGACAAGGGTAAACCAAACTTTGTTTATTGATATGAAGAATCTCCGAAAATTAAGGATAAAATTAATGGAGATTGGGATAAACATCAACTACCAAATTTAGAATGTAAATTATTGTGTTATGCAAAATTAATAAAATCCCAAAACTAATGAcctcattcaattcaattcaatggTGTACTGCTCtagttattattaataataatagtggATAAAATGTGGAAAACAGTAGAAGACAAATAAAATTTGAAATATATTACTAGTTGTTTTTTCTTCACTCTTTGGTAATTGAATTTGGATAACAGGTTGACAACAACCAGTCAACAACCCAACATAAACGGACAAGGATTTTAAGATTATAAATTTGGTGTTATTTTTTTGGATAATTTGGGTTGCGATTAACGCGTCATCATAGCTATGATTTGTGCGGCGACGACAGGTGTGAACACAGTAACATGATTTTAGGTGAACGTGTCGTGGATTTGCGTACACTTTAACCATATTGGCTATTGAGTGCTAAAAAAGACCTCTATGGTAAAGATTAAAGAACCGCAAACAGCTTGTAAAATTAGATTAAGGTGCTGTTTGGCCTTACTTATGAAAAATGACTTTTCCTTTTTAAAATGAGTTTATTCACAAGTTACTTTTCGGAAAAGTTttaggtgctgtttggccaagTTTATGTGAAAGTGTTTTTACTTCTTAAAATGAGTTTTTTAATAAACTACTTCTTGAAAAAGTTGAAGTTGTTTGGCCTAACATTTGTAAAAGTAGTTTCTTAAAAAATTAATATGTTTAGCCTACTTACTTTTATCCTATTTTTTCACTTTGTTTTTTGTTaactatactccctccattcatctccactttacatgtattcctttttcgtccattcaactccactttacatgtttcctTTTTAGGTCAAGAAAATGACCATGTTATCCTT is a window encoding:
- the LOC141591261 gene encoding uncharacterized protein LOC141591261, which translates into the protein MASGAREFLVDLECGGGTITSEDEGSGESGDTVPSCRIGRKTLVSRATCCNGAMSSESDTDSSDDLLNKSNAGCRQIELVVDKCSGCEETEDLVAVLEKRNPGEPRKKQKMKKPSKPPRPPKGPLLNASDLKLVKELSEIAARKRARIERMKALRKMKQTKRPNYTSSITALIITLLFFIIIIFQGAFSGSKVRKEIDESPAPANTNEGLISIQLFNNAPTNQQSSVSFDSMEQPSSSNPQEEGKDA